The following coding sequences are from one Paenibacillus tundrae window:
- a CDS encoding arylamine N-acetyltransferase family protein → MYTLNPTEIKAYLKRIGIDEIKPPTLEFLSELQAAHVAYLAWQTVDIFAGRPAGIHLRESVELMLNGRSGYCFHLNGAFSVLLHSLGYTVRWHRAGVQPHGEQPRVNSFHLGLSVLLPGSDNPDEQWIVDVGLGGMPFQPLPLRYGTYGQAPFTYNLLPSSVAAEGWRLEYEPNGPSLGVDYAPDPVSQLDEFIPKHEFYSQSIQSPWHNTFLLRQRDAQRSHELRGCMLRIHDAEGIRKMEIRTFNEWISTLTDVFHEPLVRYSKMEREEMWKQVQTAHEDWKRTQKS, encoded by the coding sequence ATGTACACGTTAAATCCAACTGAAATTAAAGCCTACCTTAAACGGATAGGTATTGATGAGATAAAGCCGCCAACACTTGAATTTCTATCCGAACTACAAGCGGCGCATGTAGCTTACCTGGCCTGGCAGACCGTTGATATTTTTGCAGGTCGCCCCGCCGGAATTCACCTTCGAGAATCTGTAGAGCTCATGTTGAACGGGCGTAGCGGATACTGTTTTCACTTGAATGGCGCGTTTAGTGTGCTGCTGCACTCACTTGGATATACTGTGCGATGGCATCGTGCAGGTGTTCAACCCCATGGGGAGCAACCACGTGTTAACTCGTTTCATTTAGGACTATCTGTACTGCTACCAGGATCAGATAATCCAGATGAACAATGGATTGTAGATGTTGGGCTTGGTGGTATGCCATTTCAGCCGCTTCCGTTACGTTATGGCACCTATGGACAGGCACCTTTCACGTATAATCTACTTCCATCATCTGTTGCTGCTGAAGGCTGGAGACTGGAGTATGAACCGAACGGCCCGAGCCTAGGTGTGGACTATGCTCCTGATCCGGTCAGCCAATTAGATGAATTCATTCCTAAGCATGAGTTCTACAGCCAGTCGATCCAGTCACCTTGGCATAACACATTTCTTCTTCGTCAAAGAGATGCTCAGCGTAGTCATGAACTACGTGGATGTATGCTACGAATCCATGATGCTGAGGGTATTCGTAAGATGGAGATTAGAACCTTCAACGAGTGGATTAGCACACTCACTGACGTATTTCATGAACCATTGGTACGGTACAGTAAGATGGAACGCGAAGAGATGTGGAAGCAGGTGCAGACCGCACACGAGGACTGGAAGAGAACACAAAAGAGCTGA
- a CDS encoding 4'-phosphopantetheinyl transferase family protein, whose protein sequence is MLKLQVMQVPSILLEDEWELLLSMVSAERRAGAARYVHQADAYRSVLGEALARVTLAGQIGEQAKDILFSRNAYGKPFLNEHADHSFNLSHSGGWIVMISGGHGLVGVDVEQTNPIDLQIADRFFAPQEHRYLISQPADMQVETFYRLWTLKESYIKAVGKGLSIPLDSFAILPNDQGDWHCEQDEAYHFHSERLDDGHMLAACSVGTALPTEYDVVTVQDVLQAIRK, encoded by the coding sequence ATGTTGAAATTACAAGTTATGCAAGTACCTTCAATATTGCTGGAAGACGAATGGGAACTGTTACTGTCTATGGTTTCCGCTGAGCGACGTGCGGGTGCAGCCCGTTATGTACATCAGGCGGATGCTTATCGTTCTGTACTGGGTGAAGCATTGGCTCGGGTTACGTTAGCAGGTCAGATTGGTGAACAGGCGAAGGATATATTGTTTAGCCGAAATGCATACGGAAAGCCTTTCCTGAACGAACATGCAGATCACTCCTTCAACCTCTCCCATTCTGGAGGTTGGATTGTTATGATCTCGGGCGGACATGGTCTTGTGGGTGTCGATGTGGAGCAAACGAACCCGATTGACCTTCAGATTGCAGACCGTTTCTTCGCTCCGCAGGAGCATCGTTACCTGATCAGCCAACCGGCCGATATGCAGGTTGAAACCTTCTATCGACTATGGACGCTCAAGGAGAGCTACATTAAGGCCGTAGGCAAAGGGCTCTCCATACCGCTGGACTCCTTCGCCATTCTTCCTAATGATCAGGGAGATTGGCATTGTGAGCAGGATGAAGCCTATCATTTTCACAGCGAGCGACTGGATGATGGACATATGCTGGCAGCCTGTTCTGTAGGAACAGCATTGCCCACAGAGTACGATGTGGTCACTGTCCAGGATGTACTTCAAGCGATACGCAAATAA
- a CDS encoding alpha/beta hydrolase: protein MTFQSKQPPLDAPEQENARSVVKIPRAEQWIMNPSTGGHAYQIMVYEPAEAAPASGYPVIYVLDANAVFGTMVEAVRLQGRRPEKTGVIPAIVVGIGYPTEATFSPHRYADYTPEATTEYTHQPDGTPLPPQGGADRFLQFIEDELKPRIEAQYRINRSRQAIFGHSLGGLFVLHTLLTKPEAFRYYIAGSPSLHWNQKLMQTEEEAFIARLDSDPIQTEVWIGIGEQEKIHPAGNNGRALRLTERLSSLNHPGLTIQFTEFEGENHVSVLPYLISRSLRMACHPETI, encoded by the coding sequence ATGACATTTCAATCCAAGCAACCCCCATTAGATGCACCTGAACAAGAAAATGCACGAAGTGTGGTGAAGATTCCACGCGCCGAACAATGGATTATGAATCCCAGCACTGGAGGTCATGCGTATCAGATTATGGTATATGAGCCAGCGGAGGCAGCCCCTGCGTCAGGGTATCCAGTCATCTATGTGCTGGATGCAAATGCTGTATTCGGTACAATGGTAGAAGCCGTTCGTCTACAAGGACGTAGACCAGAGAAGACAGGAGTCATCCCGGCTATTGTGGTAGGGATCGGTTATCCAACAGAGGCGACTTTCTCGCCTCATCGTTATGCGGATTATACCCCGGAGGCGACAACGGAGTATACACATCAACCAGATGGTACACCTCTGCCGCCGCAGGGAGGAGCGGATCGTTTTTTACAGTTTATTGAAGATGAATTGAAACCGAGAATTGAAGCACAATATCGAATTAATCGGAGCAGACAAGCGATCTTTGGCCATTCTCTGGGCGGGTTGTTCGTTCTACATACACTGCTGACGAAGCCAGAAGCTTTTCGTTATTATATCGCTGGCAGTCCGTCGCTGCATTGGAATCAGAAGCTGATGCAGACGGAGGAAGAGGCATTTATTGCCCGTTTGGATTCAGATCCGATTCAGACCGAGGTATGGATTGGCATAGGAGAGCAGGAAAAGATCCATCCTGCTGGTAATAACGGGAGAGCCTTAAGGCTTACGGAGCGTCTATCTAGTCTGAATCATCCAGGTTTGACGATTCAATTTACGGAGTTTGAAGGAGAGAATCACGTATCGGTGTTGCCTTATCTGATCAGCCGCTCGCTTCGTATGGCATGTCACCCGGAGACCATCTGA
- a CDS encoding ABC transporter substrate-binding protein, translating into MFPQSPSKGQQFVARKLRHVRVSIFVLLLLITGLLSACSSNSSTGQAGESQQEQPTTEAAAPASSNTDVEEDQAQETVGERTVKDELGHDVIVPTNAERVFAPYLEDSLLTLGVKPVAQWASGTQGHVYLQDQLSDVPTLDFSSGLPAPEALMAFNPDFIILHTANYAENGVYESYSKIAPTYVFSNASGDVEKSLEVIGDLLGKSAEAKQAIEDYHAEVESAKAKLAQVTEGKKAAIIRFAPRGITLMGGNYFSGYVVYEQLGLGKPALVETENSAMVSTEILPEIDADFIFTVEQGPGSMKEMTETAVWKGIPAVKAGNVYAVEPASWLGGGLIAYRRVINDTLKALTE; encoded by the coding sequence ATGTTTCCACAGAGTCCATCCAAGGGACAGCAATTTGTTGCTCGCAAATTACGTCATGTACGGGTGTCTATCTTCGTTTTACTACTGCTCATCACAGGTCTATTATCTGCCTGTAGTTCCAATTCAAGTACAGGACAAGCCGGGGAATCGCAGCAAGAGCAACCGACAACGGAAGCAGCAGCGCCAGCATCTTCTAACACAGATGTGGAGGAAGATCAGGCTCAGGAGACAGTGGGTGAACGCACAGTAAAGGATGAGTTAGGTCATGATGTCATTGTCCCGACTAATGCAGAGCGAGTCTTCGCACCCTATCTGGAAGATTCCCTGCTCACGCTGGGAGTTAAACCTGTTGCCCAATGGGCGAGCGGCACGCAGGGGCATGTGTATTTGCAGGATCAGTTAAGCGATGTTCCAACGCTCGACTTCTCCAGCGGGTTGCCTGCGCCTGAGGCATTAATGGCGTTCAACCCGGATTTTATTATTTTGCATACAGCGAATTATGCTGAGAATGGTGTGTACGAGAGCTACTCCAAGATCGCACCAACCTATGTATTTAGCAACGCTTCGGGTGATGTAGAGAAGTCCTTGGAGGTCATCGGCGATCTGCTGGGTAAATCCGCTGAGGCCAAACAGGCGATTGAAGACTATCATGCAGAAGTTGAATCAGCCAAGGCGAAACTGGCTCAAGTGACCGAGGGCAAAAAGGCAGCAATCATCCGGTTTGCCCCGCGTGGCATCACCTTGATGGGAGGTAACTATTTCAGCGGTTATGTCGTGTACGAGCAGCTTGGCTTAGGGAAGCCAGCATTGGTGGAGACGGAGAATAGCGCGATGGTATCGACCGAGATATTGCCTGAGATCGATGCAGATTTTATTTTCACGGTAGAACAAGGCCCTGGTAGCATGAAAGAAATGACGGAGACCGCAGTATGGAAAGGCATCCCTGCCGTAAAAGCAGGAAATGTGTACGCCGTTGAACCAGCCTCTTGGCTAGGTGGTGGATTGATCGCATATCGACGTGTAATTAATGATACGTTAAAGGCATTGACGGAATAA
- a CDS encoding AraC family transcriptional regulator yields the protein MIFDKGTHAAKPMLANTAPVSSRSAKADIAKVKTYMAQHYNLPLSIADLAARANISPKYFVDLFKKTYGQSAMEYLTDLRINHAKRYLKESGDKLRDIAQKVGYSDEYYFSRKFKKEVGISPSDYARNTKKRIATYSSNMIGQLLALGIMPVAAPIDPKWTAYYYNVYRTEIPSHLKLTDPYTSWRMEANVEKLVHIRPDAIIGNDQISEQDEAKLAEIAPCCVVPRHPSDWRTQLRTIATFLEREEQAEQWIDAYHQRAQEAREHVEKEMGQEKVLVLRVYGQYLYLYSNPGIQEIFHHALQLDTMLDVNASVPITMEQIAAMNPDRMIVMVCPEAASRATWLSLQHSPIWRQLKAAQLYQIHLIAGDPWFDYSAVGVMRMLSEALLMFTGYCPNGYLDTVHGGSRVT from the coding sequence ATGATATTCGATAAGGGAACACATGCCGCCAAACCAATGCTTGCTAATACAGCGCCAGTATCGAGCCGAAGCGCTAAGGCAGATATCGCTAAAGTTAAGACATATATGGCTCAACATTATAACTTACCATTATCTATTGCTGATCTGGCCGCAAGAGCCAACATCAGTCCGAAATACTTTGTAGATTTATTCAAGAAAACCTATGGTCAGAGTGCAATGGAGTACTTAACCGATCTTCGCATTAATCATGCCAAGCGATATCTGAAGGAGTCTGGAGATAAGTTACGCGACATCGCACAGAAGGTGGGGTATAGCGACGAGTATTATTTTAGCCGGAAATTTAAAAAAGAAGTGGGCATTTCTCCATCGGATTATGCAAGAAATACGAAGAAACGCATCGCCACATATTCCTCCAATATGATTGGGCAGCTTCTGGCGCTCGGTATCATGCCTGTTGCTGCGCCCATCGATCCAAAGTGGACAGCGTATTACTATAATGTGTATCGCACAGAGATCCCATCTCATCTGAAACTGACAGATCCATATACAAGCTGGCGAATGGAAGCAAATGTGGAGAAACTGGTGCATATTCGCCCAGACGCCATTATTGGCAATGATCAGATTAGTGAGCAGGATGAGGCGAAGCTGGCCGAGATTGCTCCGTGCTGTGTCGTACCTAGGCATCCATCGGATTGGCGTACGCAATTGCGTACGATTGCTACTTTTTTGGAACGGGAAGAGCAGGCAGAGCAATGGATCGATGCATATCATCAACGGGCGCAAGAAGCGCGGGAACATGTAGAGAAGGAAATGGGTCAGGAAAAGGTACTCGTACTTCGTGTGTATGGTCAATACCTCTATCTCTACAGCAATCCGGGTATACAAGAGATATTTCATCATGCGCTACAACTAGATACCATGCTGGATGTGAACGCAAGTGTACCTATAACAATGGAGCAAATTGCTGCGATGAATCCAGACCGTATGATCGTTATGGTGTGTCCAGAAGCGGCATCACGGGCAACGTGGCTCAGCTTACAGCACTCGCCTATATGGCGACAGCTCAAGGCAGCGCAGCTTTATCAGATCCACCTGATTGCAGGTGATCCGTGGTTCGACTACTCTGCTGTAGGTGTGATGCGTATGCTCAGCGAAGCCTTGCTTATGTTTACGGGATATTGTCCAAATGGTTATCTGGATACTGTCCATGGTGGTTCACGAGTGACATGA
- a CDS encoding Bax inhibitor-1/YccA family protein, protein MIGRSGNPTLKESTFEGNRGYGDDRYQQFMTINGTVNKAFITLIILLGSAFATWMMFFNGQEVLPLAYGGLIVGFILALIISFKPVAAPYLVPIYAVAEGMFLGAFSAAYESLYNGITLQAALLTMAVFVALLVAYKTRLIKATENFKLGVVAATGGIMIMYLLSFVLRLFGITVPYLHDNSLIGIGISVVIVIVAALNLVLDFDFIEHGAEQGAPKYMEWYGAFGLMVTLVWLYIEILRLLSKLRSRN, encoded by the coding sequence TTGATCGGTCGTAGTGGTAATCCGACACTGAAAGAAAGTACATTTGAAGGCAACAGAGGGTATGGAGATGATCGGTATCAGCAATTCATGACGATTAACGGTACAGTTAACAAGGCATTTATCACGTTGATCATCCTGCTAGGTAGTGCATTTGCTACGTGGATGATGTTTTTTAACGGACAAGAAGTGCTTCCACTGGCTTATGGTGGGCTGATCGTCGGTTTTATTCTAGCGCTAATTATTTCATTTAAACCAGTAGCTGCTCCATATCTGGTACCGATCTATGCCGTCGCAGAAGGTATGTTCCTCGGCGCGTTCTCCGCAGCCTATGAATCGTTGTACAACGGAATTACGTTGCAGGCTGCTCTGTTGACGATGGCTGTCTTTGTCGCATTATTAGTGGCCTACAAAACTAGATTGATTAAGGCAACGGAGAACTTCAAGCTGGGCGTTGTTGCTGCAACCGGCGGTATTATGATTATGTATCTTCTAAGCTTCGTACTGCGTCTGTTCGGAATTACAGTCCCTTACTTGCATGACAATAGTCTGATTGGGATCGGTATCTCAGTGGTGATCGTCATTGTGGCGGCGCTGAATTTGGTGCTTGATTTTGACTTTATCGAGCATGGGGCAGAGCAGGGAGCACCCAAATATATGGAGTGGTATGGAGCATTTGGTTTAATGGTCACGCTGGTGTGGTTATACATTGAGATTCTGCGTCTTCTCAGCAAATTGCGGAGCAGAAACTAG